DNA sequence from the Larus michahellis chromosome Z, bLarMic1.1, whole genome shotgun sequence genome:
CATATTGCGCACAAAAGCCACACTAACCTTCTCTTGTCTCTTCTGTTGGCCTCTTCCCTCTTTGGCAACGGATGGCTGAGTTCTTTCGGCCCCAACCTCCCACCCCTCgccacccccccactccccacaccccccccccaagcagcTAGTGAAGGCAAACCTCACCTGAAGTAGGAAAAGCCGAGCTAAGCACTtctaaaagaaattaagtttggGACATCAGACCATAAACCTTAGAAGGGTGTGGGCACCGGCAGAGGCAAGCACTGCCAATCTTTGTTTTGAAGCGATTCCTTTGGAAAAATCTACACAAAATGCATCTtgttggggcaggaggggaagcaaaAATGAAGATTTGTTGAGAGAGGTCACGCCTTTTATTAGACTAGCTAACATAtatggaagaagcagcagcaccagtGGTGTTCTTCATTCACACAGACTTTCCTCAGGCCTGAAATGGAAGATCCTTCAAAGCTAAGTGCAGGCTGAGAACCACTCTGGATGTCACTGTGTTTGTCACTTAAACCAGCCGGGACAAAAGACGGCTGGTGCCTCAGCGGAACTGGCAAGTGCTAGCATAAAAAGTGATAAAGtggcagaaagagaaatgcagGGAACATACTGATGCAGGAAGGAGGATGCTAGAGGCAGGAGACACGATGCTGTTGCCTGGTCAGAACTGTGCTGAGTCCCCGTCCTCCACCAAGCCACGCACAAAGTAAGGTGTGGGATGTGGCGCTCTGCCTTACCTCCAGGAGCATTGGGCAGGTGTCCCATGAAGCCgtgccctgccctgcagcctcccagccACACTCCCACCGCAGGGGACAGGGTCACAGAACCAGCTCTTCTCACGGGGTCTGTCCTATACCGATTACACTGGAAAATTCCCTCAGAAATATTGCCTTGCGCTTTCCCCAGACTTGTGAAGGCTGAAAGGCCGAGCCCACCTCCTTCAGGTGTCTCCAGAGCTCATCCTCCCCACAGCCCGCTCCTTCCCTCGGTCTCTACACCTGGCTCTGCAGGCGGCAGGCGCCGGGCAGGGGTCCCGGCGGGGGACCAGAGCATCCGCTTCTGCCCCCAGTGCCCTTCACCCTGCGCGCACACACGAAGCGCTGCCACGGCGTCCTCCTGCCCTTCACCTTTAGGGAGGCCACCGGTGGAACCGTCGCACTCAAAAAGCGCCCGGGCCGGACGTCgcctggagccgccgagccagagAGCTGCCGAGAGACTCCGAgggccggcagcgccggggcaCCCGCTGCCCAccggccccggcctccccccggggctccgggccctccccagcccctccgcgGAGCCCCTGTCCCGGCTGCGTCCCCCCGCGCCCGGCGAACCGGCAGATTCCCGACGGCGCCCGGCccgggcagcgcagccccggggctgcggcggcggcggcggagctcGGCggggcgcccggcccggcccccggcccgccccgccccgggggccCCGGATGGCATCGCCCGGCGCCGtctggggccggggccggcggggcggggcggggggcggcgggcgggcggggggggggcggcgggcgctgccggcggggcccgggggatGCCCTGCCTCCCCCGCCATGCCGGAGCGGCGCGGGGGCCTCGCCTTCCCCCTGGCCCGCCGCCCACCGGCACTCCTCCCCCGCCCCGAGGAGGCCAGCTCGCCAgagccgccccggggccgggcgggaccgcagcgccgcggcggggccccggGCCGGCCGCCCCATGcacccgcccgccgccccgctcgcCATGGCCGAGGGCGCCTTCTCGCTGTCCGCTccggcggcgcggagccccggGGGGAACCCGTCGAGGCTGCACAGCATCGAGGCCATCCTGGGCTTCACCAAGGAGGACGGGCTGCTGGGCCCCTTCCCGCCCGACGGCAGCGCCGGCAGCGCCAAGGAGGCGGAGAGGCGGGGGGCCCGGCTCTGCCTGCCCAAGGGgcccggggagccgccgccgaCAGAGCCCCCGGGCCGCGCCGAGCGCTTCCAaggtgagcggggcggggggctcccCTCCGCGCCCCCGGGCGAGCCCCGCGGGGAGACCGCCCCCCCGGTGACCGCCCGTCTCCCCCGCCCAGAGCCCTACTGCCCCGGCAGCGCCAGCCCCGAGCTGcccgccggcagcggcggcgaAGGGAAGCCGTCGGAGGAGGAGCAGCCCAAGAAGAAGCACCGGCGGAACCGCACCACCTTCACCACCTACCAGCTCCACGAGCTGGAGCGCGCCTTCGAGAAGTCCCACTACCCCGACGTCTACAGCCGGGAGGAGCTGGCCATGAAGGTCAACCTGCCCGAGGTCCGCGTCCAGGTAACGCCCgacccgccgccccgggccgcgctccggccgccccgccgccgccgccagcgccgcacGCAGCCCGCCCCGGCAGGGCGCAGCCCCGCTTCCCGGCGCCGGGAGCCCCCGGCCCGGCGTGCACCCGCCATCCCGGCGGCCGGAGCGCCGTGAACCCAGCCCGGCACCGCCTGAGTGGCCCCACGGCCACCGCCGGGCGTCCCTGCAGCTGCCGCCGGCCCCACGGCCCCGacgcggcggccccggcccggcccggccggcgggaCACCGCGGAGCCCGGGGCCGTTTTCCGTCCGGCAGCCGC
Encoded proteins:
- the RAX gene encoding retinal homeobox protein Rx isoform X2, with the protein product MHPPAAPLAMAEGAFSLSAPAARSPGGNPSRLHSIEAILGFTKEDGLLGPFPPDGSAGSAKEAERRGARLCLPKGPGEPPPTEPPGRAERFQEPYCPGSASPELPAGSGGEGKPSEEEQPKKKHRRNRTTFTTYQLHELERAFEKSHYPDVYSREELAMKVNLPEVWFQNRRAKWRRQEKLEVTSMKLQDSPILSFNRSPQGTPMGPLSSNLPLETWLSPPVPSGTALQSLPGFVASPQSLPSSYTPPPFLNSPAVTHALQPLGAMGPPPPYQCGATFVDKFPLDEADPRNTSIAALRMKAKEHIQSIGKPWQTI
- the RAX gene encoding retinal homeobox protein Rx isoform X1; amino-acid sequence: MHPPAAPLAMAEGAFSLSAPAARSPGGNPSRLHSIEAILGFTKEDGLLGPFPPDGSAGSAKEAERRGARLCLPKGPGEPPPTEPPGRAERFQEPYCPGSASPELPAGSGGEGKPSEEEQPKKKHRRNRTTFTTYQLHELERAFEKSHYPDVYSREELAMKVNLPEVRVQVWFQNRRAKWRRQEKLEVTSMKLQDSPILSFNRSPQGTPMGPLSSNLPLETWLSPPVPSGTALQSLPGFVASPQSLPSSYTPPPFLNSPAVTHALQPLGAMGPPPPYQCGATFVDKFPLDEADPRNTSIAALRMKAKEHIQSIGKPWQTI